From Demequina lutea, a single genomic window includes:
- a CDS encoding phosphatidylserine decarboxylase family protein codes for MTMDSPPDRIRRPGGWLPEKQDDLEDWIEGHRERVEAQRENVQLHPVILEFQDLIARDPVVRLYMTEMIKQVPKSKPYRKRHLTSVDQMLLLINEILTTAPEFSDGGMITTPLTALLDWTMGTEAGFAAHRDPRIVAMFRKVLDAWCVFLTSEESLYVLNDSPSGWMSEKAREVVGMDDYEYDPLAAHWGFTSWNDFFARRLTATSRPVADREDDKVIVSACESTPCKISSDVQRQSRFWVKNQPYSLDDLLARDESVDQFVGGTVYQAFLSALNYHRWHAPVAGTIVRAYLRDGTYFSEADSEGVEAVDPTLSQSYLAHVAARAIILIKADDPVIGLMAMIPVGMVEVSSCVIDPEIVPGYHVNKGDELGYFQFGGSTACLVFRPGVIDEFALAALPQPQDPNAPLVRVRSKLATARS; via the coding sequence ATGACTATGGACTCGCCTCCCGACCGGATCCGGCGCCCGGGAGGTTGGCTGCCCGAAAAACAGGATGACCTCGAGGACTGGATCGAGGGGCACCGGGAACGCGTGGAAGCGCAGCGGGAAAACGTCCAATTGCACCCGGTGATCCTCGAGTTCCAGGATCTGATTGCCAGAGACCCGGTCGTCCGGCTCTACATGACGGAGATGATCAAGCAGGTTCCGAAATCTAAGCCCTACCGCAAGAGGCACCTCACAAGCGTCGACCAGATGCTCCTGCTGATCAACGAGATCCTCACCACGGCCCCGGAATTCAGTGATGGCGGCATGATCACCACCCCGCTGACAGCTCTCCTCGACTGGACCATGGGGACGGAGGCAGGGTTCGCTGCGCACCGCGACCCGCGCATCGTCGCGATGTTCCGCAAGGTGTTGGATGCCTGGTGCGTGTTCCTGACGAGCGAGGAGTCACTGTACGTATTGAATGACTCGCCCTCCGGGTGGATGTCAGAGAAGGCTCGGGAGGTCGTCGGGATGGACGACTACGAGTACGATCCTCTGGCCGCGCATTGGGGATTCACCTCGTGGAATGACTTCTTCGCCCGACGGCTGACCGCGACCTCCCGGCCTGTGGCGGATCGAGAGGACGACAAGGTAATCGTCAGTGCGTGCGAGTCGACTCCGTGCAAGATCAGCTCGGACGTGCAACGTCAGAGCAGGTTTTGGGTCAAGAATCAGCCCTACTCTCTCGATGACCTCCTCGCACGAGATGAATCTGTGGACCAGTTCGTCGGCGGGACCGTGTACCAGGCGTTTTTGAGTGCGCTGAACTACCACCGTTGGCATGCGCCGGTCGCGGGAACGATCGTCCGGGCGTATTTGAGAGACGGCACGTATTTCTCCGAAGCGGACTCCGAGGGTGTCGAGGCGGTCGATCCGACTCTGTCGCAGTCGTATCTGGCTCATGTCGCGGCCCGGGCGATCATCCTGATCAAGGCAGATGATCCGGTGATCGGTTTGATGGCGATGATCCCGGTCGGCATGGTCGAGGTCTCCTCCTGCGTCATCGATCCCGAAATCGTGCCCGGATACCACGTCAACAAAGGCGACGAGTTGGGCTACTTCCAGTTCGGTGGGTCGACCGCGTGTCTCGTCTTCCGGCCCGGCGTAATCGACGAGTTCGCCCTTGCCGCTCTGCCCCAACCACAGGATCCAAACGCGCCCCTAGTGCGCGTCCGGTCCAAGCTCGCCACAGCCAGATCCTGA
- a CDS encoding ABC transporter substrate-binding protein yields the protein MPSTFRRPLANRVFVLALGAIVATSLSACSSSNTTAANNSAASKTLTVGFVPDPSWAQVPVAEANGYFKSEGLTVKVIDFSTGVQSLQALAAGQVDITTSADVPVSAALASAKNMVIIADGSRWKGSVIVGSAKAGIKTAADLAGKKVGTPLGTSAAYFGASFLKQSGVDAQLINVAPSAIVTAMQQGNVPAVSIFQPFQQQVIAALGSDAVVLKPAAGTYVQQSLYLASTTAVKNKADALKSFELALEKASKDLTSQKASAVSAVATATQLSPDLVKTILPEFDYTIELPSDLPTGLSSLGQWAKTEGNLPSTATIPDYSTFINRDFLPAP from the coding sequence ATGCCCTCCACATTTCGCCGGCCCCTCGCAAATCGCGTCTTCGTGCTCGCCCTTGGGGCGATCGTTGCCACCTCTCTCAGCGCCTGTTCCTCTTCGAACACGACCGCCGCCAACAACAGCGCCGCGTCCAAAACCCTGACCGTCGGCTTCGTTCCGGATCCTTCGTGGGCACAAGTGCCCGTCGCCGAAGCGAACGGGTACTTCAAATCCGAAGGCCTCACTGTGAAGGTGATCGACTTCTCCACGGGCGTTCAATCACTCCAAGCTCTTGCCGCCGGGCAGGTCGACATCACCACTTCCGCGGACGTCCCCGTCTCCGCAGCTCTTGCCAGCGCCAAGAACATGGTCATCATTGCTGACGGTTCACGCTGGAAGGGTTCCGTCATCGTGGGCAGCGCGAAAGCCGGCATCAAAACCGCCGCCGACCTCGCGGGCAAAAAGGTCGGGACACCCCTCGGAACTAGCGCAGCGTACTTCGGCGCCAGCTTCCTGAAGCAATCTGGCGTCGATGCCCAGCTGATCAACGTCGCCCCTTCGGCGATCGTTACCGCAATGCAGCAGGGCAACGTGCCCGCAGTTTCCATCTTCCAGCCTTTCCAGCAGCAGGTCATCGCGGCTCTCGGAAGCGACGCCGTCGTGCTCAAGCCAGCAGCAGGAACCTATGTTCAACAGAGTCTCTACCTAGCATCGACGACCGCCGTCAAAAACAAAGCCGATGCGCTCAAGTCATTCGAACTAGCATTGGAAAAGGCCAGCAAGGACCTGACGAGCCAGAAGGCCAGCGCGGTCAGCGCCGTCGCCACGGCCACCCAACTTTCACCTGATCTCGTCAAGACGATCCTGCCGGAGTTCGACTACACGATCGAACTACCGTCCGACCTGCCGACCGGGCTGTCGTCCCTAGGTCAGTGGGCCAAGACCGAGGGGAACCTCCCGTCGACTGCGACGATTCCCGATTACTCCACGTTCATCAACCGCGACTTCCTGCCAGCACCGTGA
- a CDS encoding ABC transporter ATP-binding protein, protein MDLAVHDLGVTYKTKAAPALRAVNLDIKSGSFVVLVGPSGSGKSTLLRCLAGIESPTSGHVTADAEPILGRDPSRGMVFQRDILFPWATIRANVAFALQAKGTPKRDMEPIIDELLTVVGLPLEVKRQRPVALSGGMRQRAGIARMLAGEPEVMLMDEPFAALDAQTRLRMQDLVTDLWSRLGRTVVFVTHDVDEAIRLSQTIFVLRDGQLAATIENPLPPERPAGKLADAAGYSDLRRRLHDELHETANSPPRSTTLRRPSGRLASWQTPQATATFAVDSTMSS, encoded by the coding sequence ATGGATCTCGCAGTTCATGACCTCGGAGTCACATACAAGACCAAGGCCGCACCTGCTCTTCGCGCGGTAAACCTCGACATCAAGTCCGGATCGTTCGTGGTCCTGGTCGGCCCATCCGGCAGCGGTAAATCCACGCTCCTACGATGCCTAGCAGGGATAGAGAGCCCGACAAGTGGACACGTCACCGCCGACGCCGAACCGATCCTGGGGAGAGACCCGAGTCGCGGCATGGTTTTCCAGCGCGACATCCTCTTTCCTTGGGCAACTATCAGAGCCAACGTCGCGTTCGCTCTGCAGGCCAAAGGTACGCCGAAGCGGGACATGGAACCGATCATCGATGAGCTGCTGACCGTCGTCGGACTGCCCCTCGAGGTCAAGCGTCAGCGTCCGGTTGCTTTGTCCGGGGGAATGCGTCAACGTGCTGGCATCGCCCGAATGCTTGCCGGCGAGCCTGAGGTCATGCTCATGGATGAACCCTTCGCCGCCCTGGATGCACAGACTCGCCTGCGGATGCAGGACCTCGTGACAGACCTCTGGTCACGACTTGGCCGCACCGTCGTCTTCGTCACGCACGACGTGGACGAGGCCATCCGGCTTTCACAGACAATCTTCGTTCTCCGAGACGGCCAACTCGCCGCCACGATCGAGAACCCTTTGCCGCCCGAGCGGCCGGCTGGCAAGTTGGCAGACGCCGCAGGCTACAGCGACCTTCGTCGTCGACTCCACGATGAACTCCATGAGACGGCCAACTCGCCGCCACGATCGACAACCCTTCGCCGCCCGAGCGGCCGGCTGGCCAGCTGGCAGACGCCGCAGGCTACAGCGACCTTCGCCGTCGACTCCACGATGAGCTCGTGA
- a CDS encoding helix-turn-helix domain-containing protein, whose protein sequence is MIALDAIDIGAQIRSGRQANAWSQQDLADKMGVSRQWVVSAEKGSPTAQIRLVIEALRCVGYVCDMVPEASDTLLDQVTGGA, encoded by the coding sequence ATGATCGCGCTCGACGCAATTGACATCGGAGCACAGATTCGCAGCGGGCGGCAAGCCAACGCCTGGTCCCAGCAGGACCTTGCCGACAAGATGGGCGTCTCGCGCCAGTGGGTCGTGTCTGCGGAGAAGGGTTCCCCGACGGCACAGATACGCCTCGTGATCGAGGCGCTGCGCTGTGTGGGCTATGTGTGCGACATGGTCCCCGAGGCCAGCGATACCCTTCTCGACCAGGTCACCGGCGGCGCGTGA